From Pelosinus fermentans DSM 17108, the proteins below share one genomic window:
- the pduL gene encoding phosphate propanoyltransferase, whose protein sequence is MLETKVPVGISARHIHVSQADLDTLYGEGYQLTVKKDLLQVGQFAANETVDLVTEKSSFKNVRILGPVRKQTQVEIALTDALKLKIGIPVRESGDTKGSAGITVVGPKGTVTLEEGVIAAGRHIHMSIDDAQKFGVQDNEIVKVRCDGERGLTFDNVLIRVHENFRLEMHIDTDEANAAMCKNGCTVEIIK, encoded by the coding sequence ATGTTAGAAACAAAAGTTCCAGTAGGTATTTCAGCAAGACATATTCATGTATCCCAAGCAGATTTAGATACTTTATATGGAGAAGGGTATCAGCTCACTGTTAAGAAAGACTTATTACAGGTAGGGCAGTTTGCTGCTAATGAAACAGTGGATTTGGTTACAGAGAAGTCTTCTTTTAAAAATGTTCGAATTTTAGGACCTGTGCGTAAGCAAACTCAGGTGGAAATAGCTCTTACAGATGCTTTAAAGCTTAAAATAGGCATTCCAGTTCGTGAGTCAGGAGATACAAAAGGATCTGCCGGCATTACTGTTGTTGGACCTAAAGGTACAGTAACTCTTGAAGAGGGGGTTATTGCTGCAGGGCGCCATATCCATATGAGCATTGATGATGCTCAAAAATTTGGTGTACAGGATAATGAAATTGTCAAGGTGCGTTGTGACGGCGAAAGAGGTTTGACTTTTGATAATGTATTAATAAGAGTTCATGAAAACTTCCGCTTGGAAATGCATATTGATACTGATGAAGCAAATGCAGCAATGTGCAAAAATGGCTGTACAGTTGAAATAATTAAGTAG
- a CDS encoding 7-carboxy-7-deazaguanine synthase QueE: MVSHKLNIVEVFSSIQGEGEFVGYRQVFVRLAGCNLECDFCDTPSSRTNVIEGQIEMTAGKRDFMTVKNPISIMDLSNYINKLLIVPHHSVSFTGGEPLCQAEGIAQLLPHIKGRIYLETNGTLPEKLKLVLPHIHIVSMDIKLPSIIHQDVWQQHRQFLSIANACSTFVKIVVTGKTNKMEFQKAVELIAAIDQKIPLIIQPVTPIHDCEGVTPDMMLLWQEQALIFLTDVRVIPQTHKFMGQL, encoded by the coding sequence ATGGTGTCTCATAAGCTCAATATTGTTGAAGTTTTTTCTTCTATTCAAGGTGAGGGAGAATTTGTTGGCTATCGGCAAGTTTTTGTACGTTTGGCTGGCTGTAATTTAGAGTGTGACTTTTGTGATACTCCTTCATCAAGAACAAATGTAATAGAAGGTCAAATTGAAATGACTGCTGGAAAGCGAGATTTTATGACGGTAAAAAATCCAATCTCAATTATGGATCTGTCTAATTATATTAATAAATTATTAATAGTACCCCATCATTCAGTTAGTTTTACAGGCGGAGAACCTTTATGTCAAGCTGAAGGGATAGCTCAACTTCTACCGCACATCAAAGGGCGTATCTATTTAGAGACGAACGGTACATTGCCAGAAAAATTAAAATTGGTATTACCTCATATTCACATCGTTAGTATGGATATTAAGTTGCCTAGCATTATTCATCAAGATGTGTGGCAACAACATAGGCAATTTCTTTCTATAGCTAATGCGTGCAGTACTTTTGTAAAGATAGTAGTTACAGGTAAAACGAATAAAATGGAATTTCAAAAAGCGGTAGAGTTAATTGCTGCAATTGATCAAAAGATTCCCTTAATCATACAGCCCGTGACTCCCATTCATGATTGTGAGGGCGTTACTCCGGATATGATGTTGTTATGGCAAGAGCAGGCCCTTATTTTCCTTACAGATGTACGGGTCATTCCGCAAACTCATAAATTTATGGGACAATTATAA
- the surE gene encoding 5'/3'-nucleotidase SurE — MRILLTNDDGIDATGIQVLWQELLKIGEVVVVAPDVERSAASQAITVHSPIRVDKYCASDSRLCGWRIGGTPADCVKIALETLVSTTPDFVVSGINHGPNLGTDVLYSGTVSAAIEGSLHGIPSVAVSLDSWKSSDFKPAAEFTAKLLQDIFQRSLPSNTLLNVNVPALSAEQIAGVAITKLGVRQYANVFEPRLDPRGRTYYWMGGEVVENVNDADSDIVAINKSKISVTPIHFDLTNYGIMETLKSWKL; from the coding sequence TTGCGTATTTTATTAACTAATGATGATGGAATTGATGCGACTGGTATTCAGGTTCTTTGGCAAGAACTTTTGAAAATAGGGGAAGTAGTGGTGGTTGCACCTGATGTCGAGCGAAGTGCGGCTAGTCAGGCTATTACGGTACATAGCCCTATACGAGTAGATAAATATTGTGCTAGTGATTCTCGGCTTTGTGGTTGGCGTATTGGAGGCACCCCTGCTGATTGTGTGAAAATTGCTTTAGAAACTTTAGTCAGTACAACACCTGATTTTGTGGTGTCTGGAATTAATCATGGACCTAATCTGGGCACTGATGTATTGTATTCAGGAACAGTAAGCGCTGCAATTGAAGGATCTTTACATGGGATACCATCAGTGGCTGTTTCACTGGACTCTTGGAAATCTTCCGATTTTAAGCCTGCAGCTGAATTTACAGCAAAGTTACTGCAAGATATCTTTCAACGCTCATTACCTTCTAATACCTTATTAAATGTAAATGTACCTGCCCTTTCGGCAGAGCAGATTGCTGGGGTAGCGATTACCAAGCTGGGAGTAAGGCAGTATGCAAATGTTTTTGAGCCTCGCCTTGATCCTAGAGGACGAACCTATTATTGGATGGGGGGAGAAGTTGTAGAGAATGTAAATGATGCGGATAGCGATATTGTTGCGATCAATAAGTCCAAAATCTCAGTTACTCCCATTCATTTTGATCTGACTAATTATGGGATTATGGAAACACTAAAAAGTTGGAAGTTATAA
- a CDS encoding patatin-like phospholipase family protein yields the protein MAGKSNEYKLNNRKQKVGVALSGGGIRGMAHIGVLKVLVEHNIPIDMISGTSAGAIIASMYACGYTPQQMQNMIQNIKMDELIDLNVTVGDLFKHGMKWLFNGAFRFWSVLPTGFIKGDKVEQYFYHLWQNKTVRDTQIPIAITAVDLHSADTIFFTTPVFDRRGILNARYYHNTSLTEAVRASISIPGIFFPKKYRSMTLVDGAVKNNLPTDILRHMGADIVIGVDLGYDGQFNYDIKTVGEILIQCIEIMGREVTLLKAEQYADIIIRPNTFQTKFKDTKQALLCIGQGEQAAKDKLSLIKALLNN from the coding sequence ATGGCTGGCAAGAGTAATGAATACAAGTTAAATAATAGAAAACAAAAGGTAGGAGTAGCCTTGAGTGGTGGTGGCATTCGAGGTATGGCACACATAGGAGTACTAAAAGTACTAGTTGAACATAACATTCCAATTGATATGATTAGCGGAACCAGTGCAGGTGCAATCATTGCTAGTATGTATGCTTGTGGCTATACTCCACAACAAATGCAAAATATGATACAAAATATTAAAATGGATGAACTAATTGATTTAAATGTTACTGTAGGTGATCTCTTCAAACACGGTATGAAATGGTTGTTTAATGGTGCGTTTCGTTTTTGGTCTGTATTACCTACTGGTTTTATAAAAGGGGATAAGGTAGAGCAATATTTTTATCATTTATGGCAGAATAAGACTGTAAGAGATACCCAGATTCCAATTGCCATTACGGCTGTTGATTTACATTCTGCAGATACTATATTCTTTACTACTCCAGTCTTTGATCGCCGTGGTATCTTAAATGCAAGATATTATCATAATACCTCATTAACAGAAGCTGTTCGTGCAAGTATTTCAATACCAGGAATATTCTTTCCAAAGAAATATCGGAGTATGACATTAGTAGATGGAGCAGTTAAAAATAATTTGCCAACTGATATTTTGCGTCATATGGGAGCTGATATAGTAATTGGAGTGGATTTAGGCTATGATGGTCAGTTTAACTATGATATTAAGACTGTAGGAGAAATATTAATACAATGTATTGAAATAATGGGGCGGGAAGTAACCTTGCTTAAAGCAGAACAATATGCTGATATTATTATTCGTCCTAATACTTTTCAAACAAAATTTAAAGATACTAAACAAGCTTTGCTATGTATAGGTCAAGGAGAACAAGCGGCAAAAGATAAATTATCATTGATAAAAGCCTTACTGAATAATTAA
- the mtnP gene encoding S-methyl-5'-thioadenosine phosphorylase, with protein sequence MVGEIMIHIGIIGGTGVYDPNILENVRQDEVLTPYGSVSYKVGDFAGKSIAFIPRHGSKHSIAPHLINYQANIWAMKKIGVKMILATAAVGSLNLDMKLGDFVLIDQFIDFTKNRKSTFYEGGKSKVVHVDLTTPYCSVLRKKLFVAAQENGIVVHNYGTYVCTEGPRFETPAEICMFAKFGGHLVGMTNVPEVVLAREAEMCYATIAMVTNYAAGISSQPLTYGEVIHVMNANTEKLKKVLMSTIKCIDFEADCSCQQALKEYGGFKL encoded by the coding sequence ATGGTTGGTGAGATTATGATACATATAGGAATTATTGGTGGTACTGGAGTATATGATCCTAATATCTTAGAAAATGTACGGCAAGATGAAGTCCTAACGCCTTATGGCTCAGTGTCTTATAAAGTTGGTGATTTTGCAGGAAAGAGTATCGCTTTTATTCCCCGACATGGCAGCAAGCATTCGATTGCGCCACATTTAATCAATTATCAAGCCAATATTTGGGCTATGAAAAAAATTGGTGTTAAAATGATTTTAGCAACGGCTGCGGTAGGCTCTTTGAATTTAGATATGAAGTTAGGGGATTTTGTTTTAATCGACCAATTTATTGACTTTACTAAAAATAGGAAAAGTACATTTTATGAAGGTGGAAAAAGCAAAGTAGTTCACGTGGATTTAACAACACCTTATTGCTCCGTTTTAAGAAAAAAATTATTCGTAGCTGCTCAAGAGAATGGCATTGTGGTTCATAATTATGGAACGTATGTTTGTACCGAAGGGCCACGGTTTGAAACACCAGCTGAAATTTGTATGTTCGCTAAGTTTGGTGGGCATTTGGTGGGGATGACTAATGTGCCGGAAGTGGTATTGGCTCGTGAAGCTGAGATGTGCTATGCGACTATTGCTATGGTAACGAACTATGCAGCAGGTATTTCATCCCAGCCTTTAACCTATGGTGAAGTGATTCACGTTATGAATGCGAATACAGAAAAGCTAAAAAAAGTGCTTATGAGTACTATTAAATGTATTGATTTTGAAGCTGACTGTAGCTGCCAACAAGCTTTAAAAGAATATGGTGGTTTTAAATTATAA
- a CDS encoding adenosylhomocysteinase, whose product MESIIRDIKLAPQGHDKINWVKEFMPVLNVLNEDLSKNKPLSGKNVVITMHLEAKTAYLALVLRNAGANVAVTGSNPLSTQDDVAAALVEEGVKVFAWYNTTTEEYEKFLHKALDTKPDIIVDDGGDLVSLLHGERSELLPNILGGSEETTTGVIRLKSLAAEGRLKFPMVAVNDAYCKYLFDNRYGTGQSTWDGIMRTTNLTVTGKTVVVAGYGWCGKGVAMRAKGLGANVIVTEIDPIKAIEAVYDGFRVMTMAEAAKYGDIFVTLTGCKHVIRGEHIIAMKSGAVLANAGHFDLEINKDELAELAVSRRTVRKNIEVFVMNDDRKIYLLAEGRLVNLAAGDGHPTEIMDLSFAMQALAVLHILENHKEMKNEVYNLPDEVNSEVARLKLHALGISIDALSNEQKAYLGQA is encoded by the coding sequence ATGGAATCAATTATTCGCGATATAAAATTGGCGCCACAAGGACATGATAAAATTAATTGGGTTAAAGAATTTATGCCTGTGTTGAATGTATTAAATGAGGATCTGTCAAAAAATAAGCCTTTAAGTGGTAAAAATGTAGTTATAACTATGCATTTAGAAGCTAAGACGGCTTATTTAGCCTTAGTTCTAAGAAATGCAGGAGCAAATGTTGCTGTAACTGGAAGTAATCCGTTATCGACTCAAGATGATGTAGCGGCCGCTTTAGTGGAAGAAGGCGTTAAGGTTTTTGCCTGGTATAATACCACAACTGAAGAGTATGAGAAGTTTTTACATAAAGCTTTAGATACTAAGCCGGATATCATTGTTGATGATGGGGGCGATTTAGTATCGTTGCTTCATGGTGAGCGAAGTGAGTTACTACCTAATATCTTGGGAGGATCTGAAGAGACTACAACTGGTGTTATACGCTTAAAATCCTTAGCAGCTGAAGGACGTTTGAAATTCCCTATGGTAGCCGTAAATGATGCATATTGTAAGTATTTATTTGATAATCGATATGGTACAGGTCAATCAACCTGGGATGGTATTATGCGCACGACTAACCTTACTGTCACAGGTAAAACCGTTGTAGTTGCTGGATATGGCTGGTGCGGCAAAGGTGTAGCAATGCGTGCTAAAGGATTGGGCGCAAATGTAATCGTTACAGAAATTGATCCTATAAAAGCCATAGAAGCCGTATATGATGGATTTAGGGTGATGACTATGGCAGAAGCTGCAAAGTATGGTGATATTTTTGTGACTTTAACAGGTTGCAAACATGTTATTCGTGGTGAACATATTATTGCTATGAAGTCTGGAGCCGTTTTGGCTAATGCAGGCCATTTTGATCTTGAAATTAATAAAGATGAACTTGCAGAATTAGCAGTTTCTCGACGGACAGTGCGTAAAAATATTGAAGTATTTGTTATGAATGATGATCGCAAGATCTATTTATTAGCTGAAGGACGTTTGGTTAATCTTGCCGCTGGCGATGGACATCCTACTGAAATTATGGATTTATCCTTTGCTATGCAGGCGCTGGCAGTATTGCATATTTTAGAAAATCACAAGGAAATGAAAAATGAAGTATATAATTTACCTGATGAAGTTAATTCTGAAGTTGCTAGACTTAAATTACATGCTTTGGGTATTTCAATCGATGCCTTATCAAATGAACAGAAAGCTTATTTAGGACAAGCTTAA
- a CDS encoding amidohydrolase yields the protein MAKILLKNAEVLGADGIVKSADIAVEDTLIHQVGDIAAEWHADKVIDCTNKLAIPGLVNTHTHAAMTLFRSYADDMVLMDWLQNKIWPAEGNLVAEDVYWGTALAIAEMIKSGTTTFSDMYFHMPQVAEAVAESGIRAVLARGMAGVAPNGEQALIESEDFFRQYHNAGDGRISVMLGPHAPYTCPPEYLKRVANLAQRLGAEIHIHLSETIGEVVECKKKHGKSPIELMKDLGVLECGVLAAHCVHVSDADILLMKEANVRVAHNPGSNMKLASGVAPVPAMLKAGLCVGLGTDGAASNNNLDMLEELRLAAMLHKVHALDPLLIPANTAVEMATVNGAQALGLGDVVGRIVPGFKADITLFNMHSPHWYPRHDRVSLLAYSAGAGDVHTVMVDGKILLDNKCLTTIDEERLMYEADRRGRRLVQHHQS from the coding sequence ATGGCAAAAATTTTATTGAAAAATGCTGAAGTATTAGGAGCTGATGGTATTGTTAAGTCAGCTGATATTGCGGTAGAAGATACTTTAATTCATCAGGTTGGTGATATAGCAGCTGAGTGGCATGCTGATAAGGTGATCGATTGCACAAATAAATTGGCAATCCCTGGTTTAGTTAATACACATACACATGCAGCTATGACGCTTTTTCGTAGCTATGCTGATGATATGGTATTAATGGATTGGCTGCAGAATAAGATTTGGCCAGCTGAGGGAAATTTAGTTGCTGAAGATGTGTATTGGGGGACAGCATTAGCAATTGCAGAAATGATAAAATCAGGTACTACTACTTTTTCCGATATGTATTTTCACATGCCTCAGGTAGCTGAGGCTGTAGCTGAAAGTGGTATAAGAGCTGTGTTGGCTAGAGGTATGGCAGGAGTTGCACCAAATGGTGAACAAGCATTGATAGAAAGCGAAGATTTTTTCCGACAATATCATAATGCTGGCGATGGTCGTATTTCTGTAATGCTTGGACCTCATGCGCCTTATACTTGTCCGCCGGAATATTTGAAGCGAGTGGCGAATCTGGCACAACGTTTAGGAGCAGAAATTCATATCCACTTATCTGAAACAATCGGAGAAGTAGTTGAATGTAAAAAAAAGCATGGAAAATCGCCAATTGAATTAATGAAAGATCTGGGCGTTCTTGAATGTGGCGTATTAGCTGCTCATTGTGTGCATGTATCGGATGCAGATATACTCCTTATGAAAGAGGCAAATGTTAGAGTTGCTCATAATCCTGGAAGTAATATGAAATTAGCAAGTGGCGTTGCTCCTGTACCTGCTATGTTAAAAGCGGGTTTATGCGTAGGGTTAGGTACCGACGGTGCTGCTAGCAATAATAATTTAGATATGCTGGAGGAACTAAGATTAGCAGCTATGTTACATAAGGTTCATGCTTTGGATCCATTATTGATACCTGCTAATACCGCAGTTGAGATGGCTACAGTTAATGGTGCTCAGGCTTTGGGTCTTGGCGATGTTGTGGGCAGGATTGTTCCTGGGTTTAAAGCCGACATTACATTATTTAATATGCATTCTCCTCACTGGTATCCACGTCATGATAGGGTATCACTATTAGCATATTCTGCTGGAGCTGGGGATGTTCATACAGTAATGGTGGATGGTAAAATTCTATTAGATAACAAATGTTTAACGACCATTGATGAAGAGCGGCTCATGTATGAGGCTGATAGACGTGGCAGGCGCCTAGTACAGCATCATCAATCTTAA
- a CDS encoding ASCH domain-containing protein, protein MRALNFYSSNYHSQLICRRKTCTIRRGDKTHKYNEGDIIWVTVGKRFAQKKKIYTAVIDRVLVKPISQLTKEDLQGENPEITNVDDLMIFLQSIYDKTFTLSDTVTVVYFSEIIE, encoded by the coding sequence ATGCGTGCTTTAAATTTTTATTCATCCAATTATCATAGCCAATTAATCTGTAGGCGTAAGACTTGCACCATTCGCCGCGGAGATAAAACTCATAAATATAATGAAGGTGATATTATATGGGTAACAGTTGGAAAACGTTTTGCTCAAAAAAAGAAAATATATACCGCTGTTATTGATCGAGTTTTAGTTAAACCCATATCTCAATTAACAAAAGAAGATTTGCAAGGGGAGAACCCTGAAATTACGAATGTTGATGATTTGATGATCTTCTTACAAAGTATCTATGATAAAACATTTACATTAAGTGATACTGTGACCGTAGTGTATTTTTCAGAAATTATTGAATAA
- the mtnA gene encoding S-methyl-5-thioribose-1-phosphate isomerase, giving the protein MLQTIEWKNSTLWLLDQTLLPNRIEFIECHSFQRVAQAIKRLEVRGAPAIGAAAAFGLVLGAKELCNDSDFGTNIERVAEELRQTRPTAVNLFWAIERMMSIIHKANCDKDIIDLVKDLEKEAISIASEDCAINHKISQYGAQLFNEPVSVLTHCNAGALATAGFGTALGVIRQAFSEGKITRVFADETRPLLQGARLTAWELMQENIPVTLITDNMAGWVMKKNMVQAVIVGADRITLNGDVANKIGTYSVAVLAKEHKIPFYVAAPVSTFDFTMESGLNIPIEERHADEVAQFAGVLTAPKGVEVFNPAFDVTPNSLISAIITEYGVLEQPYHEAIIALQQKKIKGVL; this is encoded by the coding sequence TTGTTGCAGACAATAGAGTGGAAAAATAGTACGCTATGGTTATTAGATCAAACCCTGTTGCCTAATCGTATTGAATTTATTGAATGTCATAGCTTTCAAAGAGTAGCGCAAGCAATAAAAAGGTTGGAAGTCCGCGGAGCTCCTGCTATTGGTGCTGCGGCTGCATTTGGCTTGGTTCTTGGAGCGAAGGAGCTTTGTAATGATTCTGACTTTGGGACCAATATCGAAAGGGTAGCCGAGGAATTACGACAAACCAGACCTACTGCTGTAAACCTGTTCTGGGCAATTGAGAGAATGATGTCTATTATTCATAAGGCGAATTGTGACAAAGATATTATTGATTTGGTAAAGGATTTAGAAAAAGAGGCTATTTCCATTGCCAGTGAAGATTGTGCTATAAATCATAAGATTTCTCAATATGGTGCTCAGTTATTTAATGAGCCCGTATCGGTTCTGACCCATTGCAATGCAGGAGCCTTGGCAACTGCTGGTTTTGGGACTGCTTTAGGAGTAATTCGCCAAGCCTTCTCTGAAGGGAAGATTACCCGGGTATTTGCTGATGAAACTAGGCCATTGCTTCAGGGCGCTCGTTTGACAGCATGGGAATTGATGCAGGAAAATATTCCAGTTACTCTAATTACAGATAATATGGCAGGCTGGGTTATGAAAAAAAATATGGTACAGGCTGTTATCGTTGGAGCCGATAGAATTACTTTAAATGGTGATGTGGCGAATAAAATTGGCACTTATAGTGTGGCAGTATTAGCCAAAGAACATAAGATACCTTTTTATGTGGCTGCCCCTGTTTCTACTTTTGATTTTACTATGGAAAGTGGCCTGAATATTCCGATTGAAGAAAGACATGCCGATGAGGTAGCCCAGTTCGCTGGAGTTCTGACAGCGCCAAAAGGCGTAGAAGTTTTTAATCCTGCATTTGATGTCACACCTAATTCTTTGATTTCAGCAATTATAACGGAATATGGTGTACTGGAACAACCCTATCATGAAGCAATTATTGCATTACAACAAAAAAAGATTAAAGGAGTGCTGTAA
- a CDS encoding TIGR04086 family membrane protein, whose product MSKRIGKTRFNTTPKGPGTAMLIGKGFFVSIIVSLVCTFFLSIISLVTENTYIDYYMQYVMVGVTMVSIFIGSVYATQQAESRGLIIGVVIGIIYVLLSVGIGMEISQESISLFVLANKFMAGIAVGILGGLVGVNL is encoded by the coding sequence GTGTCTAAACGTATCGGTAAGACACGTTTTAATACCACGCCCAAGGGACCGGGAACAGCTATGTTGATAGGAAAAGGCTTTTTTGTCAGTATAATCGTTTCATTGGTTTGCACCTTCTTTTTATCCATTATTAGCTTAGTGACCGAAAATACATACATTGATTATTACATGCAATACGTTATGGTTGGGGTAACTATGGTTAGTATTTTTATTGGTAGTGTATATGCTACCCAGCAGGCCGAGTCTAGAGGATTAATCATAGGTGTTGTGATTGGGATCATCTATGTTTTACTTTCTGTGGGTATTGGTATGGAAATTAGCCAAGAGTCCATTTCGCTATTTGTATTAGCTAACAAATTTATGGCTGGAATTGCGGTAGGAATACTAGGTGGTTTAGTTGGCGTAAATTTGTAA